The Temnothorax longispinosus isolate EJ_2023e chromosome 7, Tlon_JGU_v1, whole genome shotgun sequence genome contains a region encoding:
- the LOC139816739 gene encoding uncharacterized protein isoform X1 translates to MSRDARKDFSANPEVEQLLPSAEAGDDTLNTRVRRLQPDERLSMNELYLQGGVSSSLQDKSASLNHNAHIGESSSGLSAVITPSSIVANGNESNDDPPPYATIPPPYSAISPPDHIGWPYGLFSFGDSSYSTDGTTRRMEIPLTPFQACLAPAASFHPEGINGQYASYPMPLMPYQFFKFGCRRSSFVPREMADDGIAEKIDDRKSRRYGAILVAAAVIIFLMALSLMVRFIMEKSWWRR, encoded by the exons ATGTCGAGGGACGCTAGAAAAG ATTTTTCGGCAAACCCGGAGGTCGAGCAGCTGTTGCCGAGCGCCGAGGCAGGCGATGACACGCTAAACACACGTGTGAGAAGACTTCAACCAGACGAGCGGTTGTCCATGAACGAGTTGTATCTTCAAGGTGGCGTTTCGTCATCGCTTCAGGACAAATCCGCGTCATTAAATCATAACGCACACATAGGGGAGAGCTCGAGCGGTCTGTCGGCTGTGATAACGCCGTCCTCGATCGTCGCAAACGGCAACGAGAGTAATGACGATCCGCCGCCTTATGCCACGATTCCGCCGCCTTATAGCGCGATCTCGCCACCGGATCACATCGGTTGGCCGTACGGACTTTTTTCATTCGGCGATTCGTCATATTCCACGGACGGGACGACTCGTAGGATGGAAATACCGTTGACACCTTTCCAAGCCTGTCTGGCACCGGCAGCGAGTTTCCATCCCGAAGGGATTAACGGTCAATACGCGTCGTATCCGATGCCCTTAATGCCTTACCAGTTTTTCAAGTTTGGTTGCCGCAGGAGCTCTTTCGTGCCGAGGGAAATGGCGGACGACGGGATCGCGGAAAAAATCGACGATAGAAAATCACGAA gATACGGCGCTATCCTTGTGGCAGCGGCGGTCATCATCTTTCTCATGGCCCTCTCCTTGATGGTTCGCTTCATCATGGAAAAGAGTTGGTGGCGAAGATAG
- the LOC139816739 gene encoding uncharacterized protein isoform X2, which yields MNELYLQGGVSSSLQDKSASLNHNAHIGESSSGLSAVITPSSIVANGNESNDDPPPYATIPPPYSAISPPDHIGWPYGLFSFGDSSYSTDGTTRRMEIPLTPFQACLAPAASFHPEGINGQYASYPMPLMPYQFFKFGCRRSSFVPREMADDGIAEKIDDRKSRRYGAILVAAAVIIFLMALSLMVRFIMEKSWWRR from the exons ATGAACGAGTTGTATCTTCAAGGTGGCGTTTCGTCATCGCTTCAGGACAAATCCGCGTCATTAAATCATAACGCACACATAGGGGAGAGCTCGAGCGGTCTGTCGGCTGTGATAACGCCGTCCTCGATCGTCGCAAACGGCAACGAGAGTAATGACGATCCGCCGCCTTATGCCACGATTCCGCCGCCTTATAGCGCGATCTCGCCACCGGATCACATCGGTTGGCCGTACGGACTTTTTTCATTCGGCGATTCGTCATATTCCACGGACGGGACGACTCGTAGGATGGAAATACCGTTGACACCTTTCCAAGCCTGTCTGGCACCGGCAGCGAGTTTCCATCCCGAAGGGATTAACGGTCAATACGCGTCGTATCCGATGCCCTTAATGCCTTACCAGTTTTTCAAGTTTGGTTGCCGCAGGAGCTCTTTCGTGCCGAGGGAAATGGCGGACGACGGGATCGCGGAAAAAATCGACGATAGAAAATCACGAA gATACGGCGCTATCCTTGTGGCAGCGGCGGTCATCATCTTTCTCATGGCCCTCTCCTTGATGGTTCGCTTCATCATGGAAAAGAGTTGGTGGCGAAGATAG